A single window of Liolophura sinensis isolate JHLJ2023 chromosome 6, CUHK_Ljap_v2, whole genome shotgun sequence DNA harbors:
- the LOC135469376 gene encoding uncharacterized protein LOC135469376 produces MVNLIPFVQPLKISWMRKLLLAKYKWQNLRDFQYTVLHRITPTNSYLFKIGQRHDDICNYCRLT; encoded by the exons ATGGTAAACTTAATACCATTTGTGCAACCCTTAAAAATATCTTGGATGAGAAAATTATTATTAGCGAAATATAAATGGCAAAAT CTACGAGATTTTCAATACACAGTCTTACACAGGATAACGCCAACAAACTCCTATCTGTTTAAAATAGGACAGAGACACGACGATATTTGTAATTACTGCAGACTCA CATGA
- the LOC135469377 gene encoding LOW QUALITY PROTEIN: patched domain-containing protein 3-like (The sequence of the model RefSeq protein was modified relative to this genomic sequence to represent the inferred CDS: inserted 2 bases in 2 codons; deleted 1 base in 1 codon), whose protein sequence is MGCCSGVNLFITACENVFSKYGRYVGTYPWWFIIGSVLVNGGLGVLLLGIQSVNDVEKVYVPTGNQAAKDRHAARTMFPDKSHNNGTLYAANYLKLKYNLRQDTPQNTILSGNGRKSSSVKMSAYDHKYNATDLAYAVSDSLNVELTENSGGDIMWFSLTFTLMITYASIVTSGGNCVSTKGFLSTAGVLAAGLGILAGFGVASRIXAFSNIVGIMPFLVIGVGVDDAFILMSGWSENREAINIPDRVAATMRTSGMXITLTSLTDLVAFLIGMTSSFYSVRIFCLYTALTILFCYLNQITLFAGCLAVHGRRVEQNRHCATCMVVKSADEIRNSTQTEIREDSPGGSTIAYPSKENATYRKHTNKASLHQSAPERHNAIPVTSRIKSSSASLCLQLCFCSGQPSQKLGDDGNCFEWAPRKRLPTLVLSLPAKILIVPMFLGYLAMSIYGVIYLRQGLELKNLIAPSSYFYEYTNWNTDHYQQRFLVTFFVSQSLAYNDDTNINTLENLFEEVKADSTIQDNFQISWMTTYQNSTFYDPSTKENFSGGLKKFLLHYPLFENDIRFGDNSSEITGSRFHFQTVDLPDSSQQGQFMIRMRDIASTSGISVFVYSPPFLYFEQYIAILPNTLQTVGVAVAAMFVLSVIFIPHPLMFVSITVSMVSTLTGILGFLYWWDLTLSSITMLHLVTATGFSVDYSAHICHAVMQNGKLGTSRQDVVSRALAVTGGPILNGALSSFIGILFLAPSESYIFSSFFKVMLLVLLFGIVHSILFLPVFFSLFGPAENLVRRNDRDRIENKSSNHELPIEISPVDGAEDQFALPWNSHHRYKSYSGYNLQNTNQIVPGSSEEARRTLSSDEIWYTPGGTDKNEVQIKQYNI, encoded by the exons ATGGGGTGTTGCTCAGGCgtgaatttatttatcacaGCGTGTGAGAATGTTTTCTCAAAGTATGGGAGATATGTTGGGACATACCCATGGTGGTTCATTATTGGCAGTGTTCTTGTGAACGGTGGCTTGGGAGTGCTTCTCCTGGGCATCCAGTCCGTGAATGACGTGGAGAAGGTGTACGTGCCCACCGGGAACCAGGCGGCCAAAGACAGGCACGCCGCCAGGACCATGTTTCCTGACAAAA GTCACAACAATGGTACACTGTACGCAGCAAACTATTTAAAGCTCAAGTACAATTTACGCCAGGACACCCCACAAAACACTATTCTCTCTGGCAATGGGAGGAAGAGTTCCTCAGTCAAAATGTCGGCCTATGACCACAAATACAACGCTACAGATTTAGCTTATGCAGTGTCCGACTCATTAAACGTCGAACTGACCGAAAACTCGGGAGGTGACATCATGTGGTTCAGTTTGACCTTTACTCTGATGATCACCTACGCCAGCATCGTCACTTCCGGTGGAAACTGTGTGTCAACCAAAGGCTTCCTGTCGACAGCCGGTGTTCTGGCGGCCGGACTGGGAATCCTGGCGGGATTTGGGGTCGCCAGTAGGA CTGCCTTCTCAAACATAGTAGGAATCATGCCCTTTCTGGTTATAG GGGTTGGTGTTGAT GACGCATTCATCTTAATGTCGGGCTGGTCAGAAAACCGGGAAGCCATAAACATCCCTGATAGAGTGGCGGCCACCATGAGGACCAGTGGCA TCATCACGCTGACCTCTCTCACAGACCTGGTGGCCTTTCTGATCGGAATGACCAGCTCCTTCTACTCAGTGAGGATATTCTGCTTGTATACAG CTTTGACTATCCTGTTCTGTTACCTGAACCAAATCACGCTGTTTGCCGGATGCTTGGCTGTACACGGACGTAGAGTGGAACAAAACCGGCACTGTGCCACGTGTATGGTGGTGAAGTCGGCAGATGAGATCAGGAACAGCACGCAAACAGAGATTAGAGAGGACTCTCCAGGAGGATCAACGATAGCTTACCCATCAAAGGAAAATGCGACCTACAGAAAACACACCAACAAAGCCAGCCTTCACCAGTCAGCTCCTGAGAGACACAATGCCATTCCAGTGACATCAAGAATTAAAAGTTCATCTGCCAGCTTGTGCTTACAGCTATGTTTCTGTTCCGGTCAACCGTCTCAGAAACTGGGCGACGATGGTAACTGCTTTGAGTGGGCGCCGCGTAAACGTCTTCCTACCCTTGTCCTGTCTCTACCTGCCAAGATCTTGATTGTTCCCATGTTCTTAGGTTATCTCGCAATGTCTATCTACGGGGTTATCTATTTACGACAGGGCCTCGAACTGAAGAACCTTATAGCTCCGTCTTCGTATTTCTATGAATATACTAACTGGAACACGGATCACTATCAGCAACGTTTCTTGGTTACGTTTTTTGTCAGTCAGTCGCTGGCTTACAATGACgacacaaatataaacacactggaaaACCTTTTTGAGGAGGTGAAGGCTGACAGCACCATACAAGACAACTTCCAGATCTCCTGGATGACCACTTACCAAAACTCCACTTTTTATGACCCATCCACCAAAGAGAATTTCTCAGGCGGACTGAAAAAGTTTCTTCTGCATTATCCCTTGTTTGAGAACGATATTAGATTTGGGGACAATTCGTCCGAGATCACGGGCTCACGGTTTCATTTTCAGACAGTTGATCTCCCAGATTCTTCACAGCAAGGACAGTTCATGATAAGGATGAGAGACATTGCTTCTACATCCGGTATCTCGGTTTTCGTGTACTCACCGCCATTCCTCTACTTCGAGCAGTATATTGCTATCTTGCCCAACACGTTACAGACTGTAGGAGTGGCTGTGGCGGCCATGTTCGTCCTCTCAGTGATCTTTATTCCCCACCCCCTCATGTTTGTGTCTATTACAGTGTCTATGGTGTCTACACTGACGGGGATACTAGGGTTCCTGTACTGGTGGGATCTCACCCTCAGCTCTATCACAATGCTTCATCTCGTCACCGCCACGGGCTTCTCCGTGGATTACTCCGCTCATATCTGTCATGCCGTGATGCAGAATGGGAAACTGGGCACCAGCAGACAAGATGTGGTGTCCAGGGCACTGGCTGTCACAGGAGGGCCAATACTGAACGGTGCACTCTCTTCATTTATTGGTATTTTGTTTCTGGCGCCCTCAGAATCCTATATTTTCAGTTCGTTTTTCAAGGTAATGTTACTGGTGTTGTTGTTTGGAATAGTCCATTCTATTCTGTTCTTACCGGTGTTTTTCTCCCTCTTCGGACCAGCAGAAAACTTAGTAAGAAGAAATGATCGCGATCGAATTGAGAACAAATCGTCAAACCATGAGCTTCCCATTGAAATATCACCCGTCGACGGTGCTGAGGACCAATTTGCCCTGCCATGGAACAGTCATCATCGCTACAAAAGTTATTCTGGATATAATTtgcaaaataccaatcaaattgtACCAGGGAGTAGCGAAGAAGCTAGGCGCACTTTGTCTAGCGATGAGATCTGGTACACTCCAGGAGGGACCGATAAAAACGaagtacaaataaaacaatataatatatag